In Dehalobacter sp., the DNA window ATCGCGCATATTTAAATTCGGAGAACTCATATCAATTTTTGCTCTGAGCACTTTCGCGCCGTTCGGGAATTCTCCGGCTCTCATTCTTTGGAACAGGTCAAGATTTTCTTCGACACAACGGCCCCGGTAAGGACTGTCCGTTCCAGGCTGGGTCAGCGTCCCACGGTATTCCCGTATTTCCTCTGCCGACAAATCACAGACAAAAGCCTTGCCTTTTTCAATCAGCTCTACGGCAAACGCGTACAGCTTTTCAAAGTAATCGGAAGTATAGTACATCCTGTTCTGCCAGGAAAACCCCAGCCATTGGACATCTTCCTGAATCGACTCGACAAACTCAGTTTCCTCTTTGCTCGGGTTGGTGTCGTCAAACCTAAGATTGCAGCATCCGTTAAATTCCAGCGCGGTGCCAAAATTCAAACAGATGGATTTGGCGTGTCCGATATGAAGATAGCCGTTAGGTTCAGGCGGAAAACGTGTATGTACCCTGCCGTTGTTTTTATTCAGCTTTAAATCTTCCCGAATAATATTTTGAATGAAATTGGATGATGAATAAGAAGAATTTGATGTATTTGATGTATTAATAGCAGTAACCCCCTACGAAAACACTTATATTATCTTAGTATAGTAGATTTCTAAAAAATTTCAAATACCTATTTTCGGGTCCCTATCAATAGCAAGCAGCCTGTCCGTCAGCGCTAAGAGTTCATCTCTTCGCGAGAGCTTCTCCAGCCACCTGGAAGGCAGGTTCTCTATGCCATAGCAGGCACCGGCCATCCCGCCGGTTACTGCGCCGATCGTATCCGTATCTCCTCCGAGGTTTACGGCCATTACCAGCGCTTCTTCCAGAGAATTGGTCTGAAAGACACAGTTTAAGGCCGTTTCCAATGTATGGACAACGTAACCGCTTGTTTTCATTTGATCCGTACTTAAGTTCATTTTCAGGGCAAACGGAGCATCCGCCTGGGCCTTTTCCAGCACGATGCGGAGATCTTCTCCTAAAAGCAATTCCCTGACAATTTTACAGTAAAAAACCACACAAGCTCCTGCCAGTGGATCATAATGGGTCAGAGCCGATAATCTTGCCGCCAGATCCGTCATTTTCGCCAGGTTATTGTGATAGGCAATGGCCACCGGGACCGTTCTCATCAGTGAACCATTGCCGCCGCTTCTCCCGCCGCTGAGTCGATGGGCATTCTCAGCGATTTGCAGCCATTCCTGTTCGTTATCCGCTTCTGTCCGGATTCCTTCCTGCAGAACCATCCGGCAGATATTTCCGATACATTTGGGCTCTTGCCGGGACCATTCCCGAAAATGACGGGCGACGTGCTTTACCGGGTCTGCAGGGTCTTCAAGAATCCCGTTGGCTGCCGCAAGGGTCATTTCTGTATCATCGGTAATTTCTCCGGGCGCCAATTTCCAGAATCCCCCGCCGGTCATATCCCGGTGTCGGCCATAGGTATGAACAATTTCTTCGCGGCTCATAAATTCAAGGGTTGCCCCAAGCGCATCCCCGGCTGCCACCCCGAGCATTGCTCCCCTTGCTCTGGAAATGAGATCTGCCATTTTGTTTTCCCCTTATCCAAATCGCACAACTTCTTGTTGAGGTTGCAACCATTAATTGCTATACCGTTATCATAACACTTTCATTCCAAAATGAGCTATCCGAATTTCAAATAAACGGTGACTTAATATCCAGATCATTTGCATTCACGCTATCTATAAATTAATTCTATTTTGCTTAAAATACTGAATGATCTGTTCCTTCTCAGCTTCTTCCGCATGGTTGGTTGTGAGGATTTCCCCGCCTTTCATACCATTCCATTTGATATACAGCGTTTGTTCAAAGCTTTCATTGATGATCGGGTCTTCATATCTCAAAACAATGACAAAGAAATAGGGAGGCACATCTTTTAATGTCTTTTGTTTGTTGATGCCTTCGAGACTAATCAGTAAGGTGGCTGAAGCATTTTTGGGAATATCATTGACGAGCGCGTATTCGTCAATTGTGACCGGTTTTTCCTTTAAGCCGGACTGAAAAACAATAGACTTGCTCCAAAGACTAACGGCAGGATGCTCGCCGACATTGGTAAAAACCATCTCAAATTCAGGCGACTCTCTCAATACCACTTCGGGCGAATCCTTAAACGTAAAGTACGGACGGTTGGCTTCTCTCTCCTCGTTCCAGGCAGATACGGTGATATAGACGGTAATCAGTGCCGTCACAGCAAGTATGGCTGTCCCAACAGTGGCAATCATATTAGAATAACTGACAAGTTTATTTTTTTTCTTTGACAATTTGCACACTCCTAGCTATCGTTAAACAAAATCATTATTTGCAGGTTCATAGAAATCTAAACGAAATGCAGAATGCAATTTTTTCATTTTAATATATTATTGTCTTTTCGTTGATATGTTTTATTTTACACAGGCCAGCACCATGTCAACCCTATATCTTTATAATTTTAGGATTAACTAGGTACTAGCTTCGCTCTGTTTAAGAATATATATAAAATAAATGGAAAAACTAGGTTTACAAAAAGCACTATTAAAAAGTAAAATTATAAATGTATAGCTACCTTCAAGGATCTTTGGACAATAATAGGTTGCTGGAAAGGGGAAGTTATGATGCGGATACTTTTTCTTCCGTTCCTTCAAATCCCTACGGGTCATCATACCGTAGCCGATGCAATGATTCGTTCCTTAGAAAACCGAATCAGTAATCTTGAATGCTCAAAGATAGATTTCTTCAGCTATGCGGACAAACGGCTGGAGAAAGCATTTCGGTTAACTTACCTGACCTGGATCGACCATTCTCCCCAAACCTTCGTCTGGATTTACCGGAACTTTGTGTACCCGACCAAATCAACCAAGCACTTTAACTGGTATGAATATAAATTCCTTGACAAAATGAATAGCCTGCTGCAAGAAGAACAGCCTGATTTGATCGTATGTACCCAGGCTTTCCCTTCCTTCTTAATCGACAGGCTTAGAAATTCCGGTATCGCAACTGCGCCCGTAATCAATGTCTACACTGATTTCTTTGTTAATAAGCTTTGGGGAACAGAATACATCGATTACCATTTTGTCCCTGATCAAAATATTAAGGCACAATTAATCTCCCAGAATAACATTGATCCGTCTAAAATATTTGTGACGGGTATTCCTGTTGATGAGTGCTTCCTGCCTCGGACAGCCTCCGAACCGACGCTTCCTTATCATATTCTGATTTCCGGCGGAAGCGGCGGTCTCGGCGATATCGAACATTTGCTTTACAGCCTGCCGGGTAAAAAAGAAAAATCCTACACTTTTTCCCTGCTATGCGGCAAAAACAAGAAACTATATAAGGATATTCGCTCCCTGAAACTGCCTAACTTAAAGCCCCTATCCTATATTTCATCCAGGGAAACCCTCAACTCACTGTATGACGAGGCCGATGCCATTATTACCAAACCCGGCGGCGTAACCATCAGTGAGACCCTTCATAAAAAACTGCCGATTTTTGTCCATTCAGCACTTCCAGGGCAGGAACAAATCAATAAGAATTATCTCAGCGAAAAAAAATTGATTTATGATTTAGATTTGAATTACCCAGTTGCCAAACAGTTGGACGCCTTTTTTAAAGATCAAAACGAACAGGTGCTTTGGCGAAACCGCTTTGACAGCTACTTATCGGAAATAGAGTACCATGCCTGGGAAAAGATTTTGGAACTAGCCCTCGGTCAATCCGTAAAGCCTCATATCTACAAAGAAACGGTCAATATTTCCCAAGTCCCGAGCTGATTTCGCGGACCTCAAGGAATCGGATAAACCTTCAAAGTCAACATAAGGGAAGTGAATCTGCAGTGTCCACAACCTTGCTGTGCGCCTTCATTGTCGCAATTTCAGTCTTTGCGGTCTTTGCGGTCTATGCTCTTATTCCCGAACTATTTGTGCATTTTTTCGGTATTGGTTCCTGGAAACGTCATTATTCTCCAGGTGTCACCTTAACATTTGATGACGGACCCGACCCCAGATACACTCCGAGATTCCTGACAGTTTTAGCCGAGCAAAACGTTCGGGCCTGTTTTTTTCTGGTTGCTGAAAAGGCTGAAAAACAGCCGGAACTTGTCAAGAGCATCCTAGACCACGGTCATACCGTCGGCAGTCACGGCTACCGTCATCGGCACGCTTGGCTGATGCCCCCGCTAAAGACCTGGAACTTGTGGAATAAAGCGATGGAGGAAATGCGCCGTCTGACCGGTCAGGAACCCGTCTATGTCAGAGCTCCCTGGGGAGGGGTTAATCTTTCTTTTTTATTTTGGTGCCGTTTCAAAGGCAAAAAGCTGATTAGTTGGAGTGCCGACGGCAGAGACTGGCACATTGAAAGAACTCCGCACCGTATTGTGCAAAGAATAATCCGCCGAACCAAAGAAGGCACAATTATCCTGCTTCATGATAGCGGCGGCGATGAGGGCGCTCCTGAAAATACCTTAGCTGCCCTGAAACCACTGATCATGAAAATACAAAAAGAACGCAAGCTGCCGCTCATTCCGCTTCAGCTTCCCGACTGGTCACTGCCAAGAAGAATTGGTTTCTGCGTTTGGGAGAAATGGGAGCTTTTTTACGCGCGGCGTAAACAAATTACCAGAATTGATGAACGCAATATTTTTCGCCTGGGTCTTACCCGCTACCATGGCCCTGAACTGTTTAATGAAAACGGTGAATTAATCGCCTCAGCAGGTGATCTGGTCGGTGAAATCCACTTAGACAATACCCGCTTCCAGAGCCTTGGTGCCAATATCCAAAAAATCGGCTATAATGTTTTAAAACAAGCCCGGCTCTCCCTGCCTGTTCTGGCAAGCTATATCTCTTTGAATCCGGGTTATAAGGATATCAAGGTTTTCCTGGGTGTTACACTCATCAACCGTGGTGTCAAAGGCCTCGGGTTTAACGTTACTGAATATACGAATGGTAATGCCGGATTCATTGGTTTCATGCAAAAAATCGTTTACCGAGTCTATAACCCGTCCCGGAAAAAAGATACAGAAAAACTTGGAACAAAGCCCAAAGTCGTCTGGATCAGTAAAGACGCCCTGCTTGAGAAATACCTGACAAAAAAGTCATCCACGCAAGGATGACTTTTTTCATTGAATAATTCTGTTCACTTCATTCTCCAGTTATTTATTTAATCGTCAGTAGCCCCACCATCGCCAAATACCGGAATGACATCGCCCAAAAAAGTCGGTTTGGGCTTGATTATTTTAGTCCAGAGAAAATCTTTATTTCGGGCTGCAATCTCTCTTATCTGATAGTAGGCCATTGCCTGTCCGTAATCATGCCGGTCTGAGGCAACGCCATAAGCTTCAAGTCCTAAAGACCTGGCGACAAAAACTGCCCGCTTCAAATGATATTCCTGCGTAACGATGATTACCTTTTTCGCAAGAAAAATATCCCTCGCTCTGTATAGACTTTCATATGTACTAAAACCAGCGTGATCCATAAAGACATTTTGACCCTTGACGCCTTTTTCCAGGAGAAAGCGCTTCATGGCATTGACTTCATCATAATCTGTCCGTCCATGATCACCACTCACAAGAATTTTGGGAGCCTTGCCTTGCTGGTAAAGCTCATAACCGACGGTCAAGCGGTCGGCAAGCATGGATGAAGCAGTTCCATCCGGGAAAACATAGGCACCTAACACCAGGATCGCGTCAACCTCAGGTACATGATCCATATCGCCGATGTATTTCGTACCAACCCGCTCCACATAGTTATTGATCATCAGCATAGAACCAAGGAGAATCACTGTGATCGCCAGCACGCTACCTATCAGATACTTTATCCGAATTCGCAAACGTTTCTTCATTTCATATCCCTACCAAAGTTTTCATATTTACCTAGCGTTTCTATGTTGGAGTAAGCTTTACTGCCTTAAGCTTATACTTCTTGCTATCTCCTGTAGCTAATTATATAATAAATCTAGTTTCTTGGGGGTGATAAAATGCAATTCGATAGTAGTATCCTGGTTATTCTAATCGTTCATCTGACTTTGATCTTAGCTGTCTCCTGGGCCGCAATCAAACTATTGCATTCTTCTTCCAGCAGTGTCAGATACGCGGATACTTACCTTTCGAGTTGTCTGATCAGCTCCTCATCTCCCATAAATCTTCAGGTAAATAAGTATTTAATCTTTAGGAGAAAAATAAAGACCAGCCTTGATGATGACTCACCTTATTCAAACCTCCTTGTTTTATAAGAAATAAAACTTTGGAGGATGTTTCAATGAATATGATTAGCACAGTCCTTTCCCAGTTATTAGCATTCCTTGTCAGTACTACGGGTGATTGGTTCATTGCGGTTGCTCTGATTACATTAGGGATAAAACTCTTGTTATTTCCTTTGTCAATAAAACAGCAAAAAGTACAATTATTAACCGCAAATCTGACCAAAGCCAGAACAATTTTATCTGGAAAATTTCACAATCAAATTAAAAAAGTTAACTCTGAATCAATGAAAATTGCATCTAAATATAAAATCAATCCACTGTTTACGTTTGCAACACTTATTATCCAGGCCCCGGTTTTTTTCTCCTTGTACGTTGCTATTACGCATCTGAGTATACCCGTCGGCAGCATTCTTATTCCGTGGGTATCTGATCTCCATATGGCAGATCATCTTCATATTTTGCCGGTTATTGCCGGTCTGCTTCAGACGCTGAGTGTATTTACAGCAGAAAACAAAAATTTACTGATGTTCATATTCCCGGTTGCTATTGGCGTCGTTTTTCTGTGGAAAGCTCCTGTTGCCCTGAGCGCTTACTGGATTGCCAACTCGGTCCTTCGGTTTGTCGAGGTCCAGATCTTTCGTCTAGGCCCTATCCAGCGAAAATATTTGAATATCCCTTCTCCGGAAGAGATGGTCCAAAGACTTTAAACAAAGGGGACGTATCGCGGCGTCCCCTTCACCTATCTAACCCAATTTTATTAGAGTTTTTATCCAGTTACTACTGCCATCATTCTCATATTATGAGCGACACATCCATTTTTCTCATTCATACCATATTTAAATCTTAAATTCTCTATATTTCTTCTGATTGCTTCAAATATTGTAGACTTGCACAAGATGCGAAAGCGAGCGTTAAGTGCCAGCAGCGTTAAGCGAACAGGAATCCGCAGCGTTATAGACATGCCAGCGGTTTCTGGCTACGGATGGCCTACTGTCACGGTGCCATGGATGGCAAGGAGCGGCACGTTAAGCACGGACACGGTCAATAAACCTTTTGATTTTGTCCGGGTCTTTCCGTCCCTCCGTCTCGACACTGCTGCTGACGTCCAGGCAATAGGGATGGAATAAGGAAATTGCCGACGCAGCATTCTCTTCATTTAAGCCTCCGGCCAGGATCATTGGAATATCCCGGCCTTTGTTTTTATCGGATTGGCCGTTCTGATCTCTTTGCAGAAGGTTCCAGTCAAAGCGTTCCCCGGTCCCGCCATAAGCTTCAGGGTCAAATTTATCGTACACAAAACCGTCAACCAGGCCCTGATACGCTTCCATGTTCAGCTCTGCCCGATCCGCATGTCCTACCCTGACAGCTTTCCAGATCGTTACTTGATGATGAGCCTGGTATTTTTCCATGAGCCGCACTTGTAATTGACGCATATATTCCAAAGGCTCATCACCATGAATCTGAAGTATTTGCAGACCGGCTTCCACGGCGCACAGTAAGTCATCCGGGTCCTGATTGACGAAAACCCCAACCGGGATGATCTTTTTGTCCAAGGAAGCAATCAGCGTTTTCAATTCGCTGAGCGAGATCTGTCTTTTGCTCGGGGCTAGCACAAATCCGGCAAAATCAGGGTTCAGCTCATTGATAATCCCGACATCCTCCAGGGTACGAATCCCACAGATTTTAACTTTTGGCGTCTGCCCGGCATCAATATCTTTCACGTTTTCTTCCATCCCTACCATTTCAACTCCTAAATCATGCGTTATCTGTACGCAATTGTCAGTATGTCCCTATATCTTGTCAATCCTAAAATATTATTATCATCCGCCTAAGGCAAACGATGCCATGAACGACAAATATATTCGGTTTAGGGTCGATATGGCACCTGAAGAAGCTCTGCAAATTTTTGTTCAAGACTGCCTGCCTTCATGAAAGCCTCTCCGACCAGAACAGCATCAAATCCCCATGCTTGCACCGTCAGGATATCCTCGCCCGTATGAATCCCGCTTTCGGAGACCTTGATCAGATGATCCGGGATCATCGCACCGATTCTGCGGCTGTGGTTCAAATCCACCTCGAACGTTTCAAGGTTCCGGTTATTGATTCCGATAATACTGGCTCCTGCTGCCATGGCCCTTGCCGCTTCTGCTTCGTCATGAACTTCCACAAGACAATCCAGACCGATCTGTTCAGCTATCCTCAGGAATTCTTTCAGCTGGCGGTCATCTAATATTTTTACAATGAGCAGAATAGCATCCGCCCCCAAAACCTTTGCTTCGTAAATCTGATAAGGGTCAATCATAAAATCCTTTCGCAGCAGCGGAATCTTGACGGATTCTCTAATTCCCCTCAGATAATCCGGACTCCCGAGAAAGTAATCCTGTTCTGTTAAGACGGAGATTGCCGCAGCCCCCAGCTGTTCATACATGCTGGCTATTTGCAGATAATCGAAGTCCGGAACCAGGACTCCTTTGGATGGAGAAGCTTTCTTTACTTCCGCGATTATGGAAATCCCTGCTTTATCTTTGCTCAGGCGTCCCGCAGTCAGGGCTGAGGCAAAGACGCCTGCAGGCCGCTCCATGTTAACATCATGCTTAAGATTATCATGATTATTATTGATTTTCAGCTTTTTTCTTAGCTTTTCTATGAGCTCTTCGATTGGAACATTTTTCTTCTGTTCGGAAAGTCGTTTTATTTTGGCCTCTACAATTTTATCGAGGATCATTTTTATCCCCTTTCTTCAAACTTTCCACAGGTACAAGTCCCTTCTATGGCACTAAACTGAGACCTGTACTTAAACCCGGACTTGATAAAGCCGGTTTCTGCTGAATGCTAATGTTGTCTAGTCACAGCGATAAACTCGTTTAGAACTGGCAGCGCTTTCTTTTCCCGGACTGTGGCCCTGGCCATCTCGATTCCCTCCTGCAAACTTGCGGCTTTGCCTCCGACATAAATAGCCGCTCCGGCATTTAGGATGACGGTGTCTGCTTTGGGGCCCTGACCTCCTGCAAGAATATCCAAGGTGATCCGCGCGTTTTCCTGCGGCGTTCCGCCTACAAGATCCTGCGGCTTACAAAGGGAAAAACCATAATCTTCCGGATGGATGACAAACTCGGTTACCTTTCCGTCCTTGAGTTCTGCTGCGTAAGACGGTCCTGTCAGGGTGATTTCGTCGAGACCATCACTGCCGTGGACAATGAGTGCGTGTACAGCCTGATGTCTGTTCAGTACTTCTGCAGCCACGGGCACAAGGCTTTTGTCGTAAACGCCGATCAGCTGTCTTGGGGCTGCGGCCGGATTGGCTAATGGCCCGAGGATATTAAAGATGGTTTTGAAGCCAAGTGCTTTACGCACCGGCATCGCATATTTCATCGAAGTATGGAAATGCGGAGCGAACATAAAACCAAGGCCGACTTGGTCGATACATTGACCAACCGCCTCAGGCGGCAGCACAATCTCGACCCCTAACGCTTCGAGGACGTCGGCAGCCCCGCTCTTGCTGGTAATGCTCCGGTTGCCATGCTTGGCAATTTTTACACCACAGCCGGCAGCAACGAACATTGCTGTTGTCGAAATGTTAAACGTATGAGCGCCATCTCCGCCTGTTCCGCAGGTGTCCACCAGATTTTCTGATGCGCACGCCACTTTGAGGGCTTTTTCCCGCATCACCTTACTTGTCCCGTAAATCTCTTCAATGGTCTCTCCTTTCAGGCGGAGCGCCGTTAAAAAGGCTGCCATGGAGATTTCACTGGCTTCACCGCTCATAATCTCCGTCATGGAATCATAGGCCAGCTGAGCACTGAGATCCTCTCTATTGGAAAGTTTTTTTAAAGCTATCTCCATTCCCATCATTCATTCCTCCTTATTAACACGCGCAATATCGCCTAAAAACTGATCCAGACCGGACAGCCCTTCAGTCTCAAGCACCAGCTGGATCTTACTGCCGATGATCGCTATATCGGCAGTTCCAATTAAATGGGCGACATCTCCCGGGCCTTGAATCCCGAAACCTACGGCGATTGTTTTGCCGGTCTCTTTCTTTGCTTTTTGGATTCCGTCCAAAATCTCAGAGTCAAAAGTTGTTTTGCTGCCGGTTACCCCTTTGCGGGGAACGTAATAGATAAATCCGCTCCCGATATCTGCAATTTCCTGCAGTCGCTTCGGATCGGAATAAGGTGTCGCTATACTTACGGCAGCCAACCCCTGTTGGCGGGAATAATCGTAGTAGGCTCTGGCCTCATCAAGCGGAGCATCCGGTACGATGGTTCCCTGGACGCCGATCTCTTTGCACCGGTCAATAAATGCTTCGACGCCGTATTGGTACAGGATATTGTAGTAGGTCATGACCAGAAACGGGATCGGGTATTTGCGAGCCATTCTCTCGATAAACTTCAGGCAGTCGCTGACTTTAATCCCCTTTTCCAATACGGCCTGGTTTGATTTTGTAAATACCGGTCCGTCGGCAATCGGGTCAGAAAAAGGTATTTGCAGTTCAATCAGGTCGACCCCGTTGTTATAAAAGCATTCAATCGCTTTTTCATTGGCGGCAAAATCAGGATAGCCGATAATTTGGTGGGTCATCAGCAGTATTTTCTTCTCTCTTCTCATAGCTTCAATTTGTT includes these proteins:
- a CDS encoding phosphoribosylanthranilate isomerase yields the protein MVGMEENVKDIDAGQTPKVKICGIRTLEDVGIINELNPDFAGFVLAPSKRQISLSELKTLIASLDKKIIPVGVFVNQDPDDLLCAVEAGLQILQIHGDEPLEYMRQLQVRLMEKYQAHHQVTIWKAVRVGHADRAELNMEAYQGLVDGFVYDKFDPEAYGGTGERFDWNLLQRDQNGQSDKNKGRDIPMILAGGLNEENAASAISLFHPYCLDVSSSVETEGRKDPDKIKRFIDRVRA
- a CDS encoding YdcF family protein → MKKRLRIRIKYLIGSVLAITVILLGSMLMINNYVERVGTKYIGDMDHVPEVDAILVLGAYVFPDGTASSMLADRLTVGYELYQQGKAPKILVSGDHGRTDYDEVNAMKRFLLEKGVKGQNVFMDHAGFSTYESLYRARDIFLAKKVIIVTQEYHLKRAVFVARSLGLEAYGVASDRHDYGQAMAYYQIREIAARNKDFLWTKIIKPKPTFLGDVIPVFGDGGATDD
- the trpD gene encoding anthranilate phosphoribosyltransferase, which produces MMGMEIALKKLSNREDLSAQLAYDSMTEIMSGEASEISMAAFLTALRLKGETIEEIYGTSKVMREKALKVACASENLVDTCGTGGDGAHTFNISTTAMFVAAGCGVKIAKHGNRSITSKSGAADVLEALGVEIVLPPEAVGQCIDQVGLGFMFAPHFHTSMKYAMPVRKALGFKTIFNILGPLANPAAAPRQLIGVYDKSLVPVAAEVLNRHQAVHALIVHGSDGLDEITLTGPSYAAELKDGKVTEFVIHPEDYGFSLCKPQDLVGGTPQENARITLDILAGGQGPKADTVILNAGAAIYVGGKAASLQEGIEMARATVREKKALPVLNEFIAVTRQH
- a CDS encoding YidC/Oxa1 family membrane protein insertase; this encodes MNMISTVLSQLLAFLVSTTGDWFIAVALITLGIKLLLFPLSIKQQKVQLLTANLTKARTILSGKFHNQIKKVNSESMKIASKYKINPLFTFATLIIQAPVFFSLYVAITHLSIPVGSILIPWVSDLHMADHLHILPVIAGLLQTLSVFTAENKNLLMFIFPVAIGVVFLWKAPVALSAYWIANSVLRFVEVQIFRLGPIQRKYLNIPSPEEMVQRL
- a CDS encoding polysaccharide deacetylase family protein — translated: MSTTLLCAFIVAISVFAVFAVYALIPELFVHFFGIGSWKRHYSPGVTLTFDDGPDPRYTPRFLTVLAEQNVRACFFLVAEKAEKQPELVKSILDHGHTVGSHGYRHRHAWLMPPLKTWNLWNKAMEEMRRLTGQEPVYVRAPWGGVNLSFLFWCRFKGKKLISWSADGRDWHIERTPHRIVQRIIRRTKEGTIILLHDSGGDEGAPENTLAALKPLIMKIQKERKLPLIPLQLPDWSLPRRIGFCVWEKWELFYARRKQITRIDERNIFRLGLTRYHGPELFNENGELIASAGDLVGEIHLDNTRFQSLGANIQKIGYNVLKQARLSLPVLASYISLNPGYKDIKVFLGVTLINRGVKGLGFNVTEYTNGNAGFIGFMQKIVYRVYNPSRKKDTEKLGTKPKVVWISKDALLEKYLTKKSSTQG
- the trpA gene encoding tryptophan synthase subunit alpha, coding for MQIEKQIEAMRREKKILLMTHQIIGYPDFAANEKAIECFYNNGVDLIELQIPFSDPIADGPVFTKSNQAVLEKGIKVSDCLKFIERMARKYPIPFLVMTYYNILYQYGVEAFIDRCKEIGVQGTIVPDAPLDEARAYYDYSRQQGLAAVSIATPYSDPKRLQEIADIGSGFIYYVPRKGVTGSKTTFDSEILDGIQKAKKETGKTIAVGFGIQGPGDVAHLIGTADIAIIGSKIQLVLETEGLSGLDQFLGDIARVNKEE
- a CDS encoding galactosyldiacylglycerol synthase; the encoded protein is MMRILFLPFLQIPTGHHTVADAMIRSLENRISNLECSKIDFFSYADKRLEKAFRLTYLTWIDHSPQTFVWIYRNFVYPTKSTKHFNWYEYKFLDKMNSLLQEEQPDLIVCTQAFPSFLIDRLRNSGIATAPVINVYTDFFVNKLWGTEYIDYHFVPDQNIKAQLISQNNIDPSKIFVTGIPVDECFLPRTASEPTLPYHILISGGSGGLGDIEHLLYSLPGKKEKSYTFSLLCGKNKKLYKDIRSLKLPNLKPLSYISSRETLNSLYDEADAIITKPGGVTISETLHKKLPIFVHSALPGQEQINKNYLSEKKLIYDLDLNYPVAKQLDAFFKDQNEQVLWRNRFDSYLSEIEYHAWEKILELALGQSVKPHIYKETVNISQVPS
- the trpC gene encoding indole-3-glycerol phosphate synthase TrpC; this encodes MILDKIVEAKIKRLSEQKKNVPIEELIEKLRKKLKINNNHDNLKHDVNMERPAGVFASALTAGRLSKDKAGISIIAEVKKASPSKGVLVPDFDYLQIASMYEQLGAAAISVLTEQDYFLGSPDYLRGIRESVKIPLLRKDFMIDPYQIYEAKVLGADAILLIVKILDDRQLKEFLRIAEQIGLDCLVEVHDEAEAARAMAAGASIIGINNRNLETFEVDLNHSRRIGAMIPDHLIKVSESGIHTGEDILTVQAWGFDAVLVGEAFMKAGSLEQKFAELLQVPYRP
- a CDS encoding glutamate--tRNA ligase family protein, producing the protein MNTSNTSNSSYSSSNFIQNIIREDLKLNKNNGRVHTRFPPEPNGYLHIGHAKSICLNFGTALEFNGCCNLRFDDTNPSKEETEFVESIQEDVQWLGFSWQNRMYYTSDYFEKLYAFAVELIEKGKAFVCDLSAEEIREYRGTLTQPGTDSPYRGRCVEENLDLFQRMRAGEFPNGAKVLRAKIDMSSPNLNMRD
- a CDS encoding ADP-ribosylglycohydrolase family protein, whose translation is MADLISRARGAMLGVAAGDALGATLEFMSREEIVHTYGRHRDMTGGGFWKLAPGEITDDTEMTLAAANGILEDPADPVKHVARHFREWSRQEPKCIGNICRMVLQEGIRTEADNEQEWLQIAENAHRLSGGRSGGNGSLMRTVPVAIAYHNNLAKMTDLAARLSALTHYDPLAGACVVFYCKIVRELLLGEDLRIVLEKAQADAPFALKMNLSTDQMKTSGYVVHTLETALNCVFQTNSLEEALVMAVNLGGDTDTIGAVTGGMAGACYGIENLPSRWLEKLSRRDELLALTDRLLAIDRDPKIGI